The DNA region gttaaatcttaacttggaactgtggaactggaagcAGTCTCTCTAGAATACAATAAATCGTGTGAGTttaaatgtgaaataattataattgatCACATAGGACTCTTTCGAACAATTTGATAGGGTGCTGAGTAGTTATAGTTATTAGGATCAGATCAATCCCCTTTTTTAAATTGCAGTGACAATACCTAATTTCCACGCCGATGGAAAAGTTTCCTTTGCCATTAAGTTATTAAAAAGTCCAGCAATTAAAAGGTGATGCGTAGCGGATAGATAGTTTGAGCATCTGATTTGTAATGccatcaggggccagttgcacagccgtgacttaagtccaaaagtgttcttaaatcttaagactggtcttaagtggttagattggctatagaactaagttagtcttagactggtgttaagtctaagccatgactatgcaaccggccccaggaccGCAAGCTTTGTTGACAGGCAAGTCTTTGATTAGTTTTAAAATGCAATCAATATTGGTTTCCTGGAGTTCTACACTGGCTCGACACCTGGCAGAAAAGTTTGATTGCTTATGcgaatgaattcatttaaacCTGTTACCTGGACCGATTTTCAGAATTAATACGAATTCCTTGGAAGCTCACACGGTAACCGGACCAACTGATCATATGAACCAAAcacatatgaaataaatgaattctttATCTTGTTCAGCCATTACCCCCAAATGCTTGGATTAATTCTTCTAAAGCCCAAACGGTATCTTCGGGTTTTCTCAATCCGCCTCATCGACAGTAGTTTGTGGTTCGAAGTCGCTACAAAGATCATCCATCGGTGGCGTCAGTGGAATTGCTGAAACTTCAAAAGACGACAGGATGGAACTGATACAGTTTATTACGGTTGCAGCACTTCTGCTGGTTCTGTTAGCTCAGGGTAAGtttgtattcaatatatatctCAGCCCTCGAAGCAATTGTTCATAATTTGATTAACCCTAAGAGGTTGTGATCAGGGAAATTCACATTTCCTCAGTTCTGATACGTTGgaattctatttttcaggcACTGCAGGTCGTCCTGATAATCTCACCTGTGCCAGTTGTGGTTACCATGATGCCAGCAATCAGGCCTACTATAATGATGTGAAAAAATTTGCAAACGAACGTAAGTTGTTactatattttgattatttattcattgtgTCGGTCAGCAGCGAGAAATTCAACATCTTCTTATTTCACATCGATAATGAGATTTGTTTTTATAGGAAATCCCGGACTTAGTTAGGATCGCGCGTGATAGCAAGGATCCTGTGTCAGTGAAGATCCCCTGCCCCACATCCTTACGGGGATTAGAACCATCATGCGGGACACTGCCGCAGAACCGTGCCGAGTAGTGATACTCATAGCATGAGCCCCCTCCTACTCCCCAGCACGAGTCTAaccaattttttcaattttacttcAGTTGGAATGCTTGATTGGAAAACCGCAAACGGAACTGGTAAACAGCCATATTTCACCAAGGAATGCACGCGCACTATATGGGACGATGATGATCGAAAGTCTGACTCCATGGAACTTAACAATGATAGGTACCAGTTCTTTATGGATAACATAATCGGGATCAGCTGCCCCAAAAAACATGAATGCGTGGTAAGTGTAGAGCATTACGGTTCCGTCTGGGAGGGTCGTGTCTCGCCAGGGAAGGGATTCCGGGGTGAGGCCCCTCTCCAGGAAAAGTGTGTCCCGGTTGGAGCCCCTCTCCTGAGAGGGGTATCCGGAGTGAGGCCCCTCTCCCGAGAGGCGTGTCGGGGTGGAGGCCTCTCTCCTGAGAGGGGTATCTAGGGTGAAGGCTTCTCTCCTGAGAGGCGTGTCCGAGATGAGACAAATCTCCAAGAATCAAGCAGAAATCCATGGACCGGTGAAATATGTCGAAATAAGCctcatagatatataaaaaaattaatgataaAAAACGGCCATACCGAAAAATGTTATCCTATCAAAATGGTGACTTCCAACCTTGTCAAATGGTTTTGGACCAAGTCTCGCTGCGTGGTGCCCATGTGGCCCATGTGGTCCTCAACAGAAGCTCGAGAGAAAATGCACTTAAAGATTTCATAACTCACATCGCTATTATAACTATGTTTTTTTACAGATTTGGTTTGTTTTCCATTTTGTAGGAATTCATGTACAAAAAAAGTCTGGTTATCAAAGGTTGTATGCCTCAGAATCCTGGTAAATGCCAAGAAAAGTGGCTGGTCGGTGACAAGAAGGTCAAGGTGCTCTGCTGTGAAGATTTCAACATGTGTaacagtgctgccacctttACGATGAATATGATGATTTACTCGGCggtttttctgttatttcatattgtttaAATAATCGATTCTGTTAATTCGACTCGCACGCCCCCTACCGGaaattgaaatgtatattgcTTTTTAGGCTTATTGTTAGGTGAGTAACTCAACCCGAGTTGAGTTtgctatttcaatttttgattaaTTCAGTTTTGCATAGGCTCAGATTTCAATAGATTTACACACACTATTGTTACCAGCGCTTTATTTCATATCACTTTCATTCTATGTCGAATTTATCTTGATTAGCGATtttttttatctaaataattcaaattaatcgattttaattcatatttaatatttcaagaatttcgtttcatttttcaatgtacAAATCATAATCTTGTAATTTTCtcaattatatttatcaattaattaatatttctattcaaattttatgtttttatttgaaatttttacattcATTTTTACGCGATAAAGTAAAAGTAATCGCTAAATGCATGAGAATTatttcagtttttgttttatttcttttggttgattttgttctAACCTTGACCTTCCTGGATGAAACTTCTCCAACAAAATTCTCCATCAATCATCCTGGATGTATTTCTACCCGAGTGCTGCATCTCATCAACCCGACCCAAACCGAGGGATTAGTCCAGTAAATATAGCACGTGTAGTTATATGAAAACCTGCACGATAGCAATTATAGAACGTAGAAGTAGAACAGCATAACTTTTTTGATCGAAATGAGCATGGACTATCAGGATGATATATTTGTCGGTTTCGTTCGGTAAATAGCGTCACTTGCAAAAATGGCGGCGTCAGTTGACTGTAAGCAGTAAATAGACTACATTCGGATATAACTATCCCGAAACAACCTCCAAGACAAGTTGTTCATTTATCTTTTGAATTCCTCGTTCACTGAATTACTATGTTTtgaggaaaaaaattattttcgaaaaatatttttcccaCCTCGGCAATCATTTTGAACTCCGTCAAATCTGTTATCCAACTTATAGTAAAAGAATGTCcgtttatttcagcgtttctatcagtttaaaaaaaacaacttttttgTCAATCTCCAATAAACGTCTTGctattattaatgaaattctTTATCTCGACAAACCGTTACCGTTAACTCACAACAATTGTAGCGTCATTGCTCTGAGAATTTCGATTTTTCTCcgttaatttgaattatttcgaatcgaaagttttctttttttcaacgCCTACGAGACTGGAAAAAATATAAGGAAAGTAACCATAACGTTTATTGTTTtggatacaaataaatgaatcattTCATGACAAACCTGTACCGATTCAGATAGAACACGAATTCTTCAGAAGCCTAAACGGTAACTGGACCGGCTGATCATACTGATTTAACAAATGTAAGCCGATACCGCCAGTGTCCTGATAAATTCTTTAGAAGCCTAAACGGTATCTTcagtcaaaatatataaatctccAATCCGCCTGATCAGTTAGTTGTTCGAACTCTTGCAGTTACAGTCGCTACAAAGATTACCCAACCAATCGTCAGTGGAATTGCTGAAACTTCAAAAGACAACAGGATGGAACTGATACAGTTTATTACGGTTACAGCACTTCTGTTGGTTCTGTTAGCTCAGGGTAAGTTCgtattttataaatagttCTCAAAAAGGTTTTATCAAAGCTTCTATTTATCATTTGTGTAATCAATataagtaatagggataataggctttcaggccaaaggtcgaacggtcgagaaattttccaaatgtgaaaataacaataatttctacttgaattagtcgcgtacactcctaattcaagtagaaatcattgttattttcacatttggaaaatttctcaacctttcaacctttaacctgaaagcctattatccctattactcttaaaatattcatatacatgaataaaatataaatgaataacatatataagtaatttgaAAAGTAGGCTACGAGAGtacgagctcttatagaatagatatatagatatatcttaaacatatttcaatatttatatttgtatatattttcatataaagatgttggaattcaatgtaatttagatgatgaaattgTTGCGCCTAAATATAATCCTAATGAAAGcgttttatgtaattgtggaaaatattatactcgaaggaataaatcacaccatcttaaatcaaaatatcataactcaaaaataataattcaactctaaatattcatattcaaaataagatatttcaaattacttttaattttttttctttaaataaatggatgatttCAGCATTACAACTggaaaaagtgatttgaagcATTATTTAGTAGCAGGAGGATTAATTTTGGCTGCATTATACTTTTACtatgagaatatttcaaaagatttgatgaatgaaaataataaattgagtaaaaaattaaagaagttaaatggaaacaatcacagaaagaataacaataaaaaaagttaatttagaaaatgatttagaggattaaaacagcatcttttaatttcatatattttgactataaaaatgagtgaaaatatattaaacttattacatctaatatataaaaatcaaaagaatattaaatcaattattatgcttacaggtttattttctttttcgatttatagtataaaacatttgttagaattttatgattgctgtaaaattagatacacagaattgaaagaaaatataaattatctatcagatagaattaataatattaagtgttgtgaagtatgtaataaaagatataaaagtttaaagagtttaaaaactcataaatatattcatgagcTAAATGATAAActgtataattcaaattaagttttttaatgatattttaataaaaatatctataataaatggaacagCCACAAACTGTAAATATTACGCATAGTGTTGTTAATATACATCAGAAGAAATGTTCTAAGTGTAAAATAAGTAAGCCATTTacagaatattataatcataaatattctaaaggtggtatacgaaatatttgtaaaacttgtagTAAACTAAACAAACagaattatagaaataatactGAAACACGCAAAGATAAGATTAAGCAATATCGAGCAAATAATAGagaatattataaagaactgaataaaaattatcaaaaagaaagatatcaaacagatttcaattttgaatttaaaaaatgtttaagaattagattattacatttattcagtaaagataaaaactcAGACTACTACACTAACACatttattggattgttcagataaatttttaaaatcatggattatatttcagttcaatgatgaaatgaatattaataattatggaaattattttcatattgatcacgtgttaccaatatctaaatttgatatggatgatgaatacaataaaaaacttatttggaattggaagaatttaaggcctcttgaaaagaaagaaaatatgatcAAACATAACAAActtgatatgaaattatatttggatcaattagataaagcaaagaaattcattgaattatggaatagtgatccaaataatgaaaaatatgttgaaTCTTTATTGAGTGGTTAAAGATTAATATATCTCAAATTGAGAATAAGACtgttaaattggttgaaatattgaaaaaattatatttcattaaaaaggggggttgaggtatcaatgtattaaatacgtattaaatacgtattaatgtatttaatacatattaatggtattaaatacatattatgctttatcttttaaatttaaGTCAcagaagtaatttattttttaatttattcatatatgttATAAAATTTCTTTACATAAACTAGAATAATACGAGATGATACTAACTTATTCAAGGTAAAGTTTTTCTAGTATTATTCTAGTCAAATGTAAAGTAATTTAGCATCaataagaattgaataaaaaacaatACAATTGAATAAGCTAGTGTTGTTAAagtaacttattgtttttctaatgttttttattcaattcttattGATGCTAAATTACTATTTTAATGAAatcttttatgaaatttttaattgtttaaaaatttttttctaattcatttaaatcgatatctttgaaatgtagtatctgttcattcatatttataaataattttttttattaaaatttatattttcattaactcgttaattactcgttacttttaaacataaaataagaatttaacgcatataaatataaatattcactgttttaaatatgaattatttcactcgttaattactcgttacttttaaacataaaataagaatttaacacatataaatataaatattcactgttttaaatatgaattatttcaatcacactttacttacacttttaatgtttaaaaatctaactcatacaaatataaatattgaaatatgtttaagatatatctatctatctattctataagagctcgtactctcgtactctgatctgaaagcctgcttttctaattacttatttatgttattcatttatattttattcatgtatatgaatattttaagagtaatagggataataggctttcaggttaaaggttgaaaggttgagaaattttccaaatgtgaaaataacaataatttctacttcttcaacctttcaacctttaacctgaaagcctattatccctattactaataTATACAGTTGACTTCGTTCAAGTCATCATAGCGAGGACGTTAACGATTTATTGAAATGTccacccagtcctggcagtgTGGCTGTCTCTTCAGGCACTGCAGCTCGTCCTGATAAACTGATTTGTGCCATGTGTGCTTGCCATGGCGGAGATAAGGCTATCTATGATGATCTGAAAAACTTTGCCGGGACAGGTTCATGTAAATTTAtcctcaaaatgcttatcacgtgaccatctgagccgttgcagttgtcagtaatcgtaaccgacattaagcagggaagcaactagGAGGATCGAGGacctcagttgctgcgaatcggagcgcagtcgacataagctgggctgcgatcgcggttgctctcagttgcgtcggaaggcgtcgcgttgcttgtcgacagcCAGCCTTAAACgatttattgaaatgacgacttgaaattgaattgtaaattattaaaattgtGACTCAAAAATAGCGACAACTGCAACGATTCGATGACTTACTAATTTAGAAAGGGATCAGCTATCTTCAATTCTGATACCTTGGAATCTTATTTTCAGTCACAGTCGTTACGAGTTTGACTTGTGCCAGTTGTGCGCACTATCGTGATGGTGATAAGGCTATCTatgatgatatgaaaaactttGCCGATAAACGTAAGTTTATTCTTTATTAAGTAAATCGCAATTCAAGGCCAAGGATGAGGCCTGTTTAATGTTATCAGTTATTGATTCACATCACCAAGCGAAACGTTAACTTTCCTGGAGGAATTTACTGTAGACCGTAATAATTGGAGGTGCCTTGTACATCACATCGTGACGCAGCGGCGTTGGCGATGTCATAGATAAAGAAGAAGAACCTCTTTTCATTCCACATCGATGGTTGGATTTATAGCTTTGAAATTCACACGCAACCCTACTCTAGTTATAATAATGATCGCGTGATGGCAGGGATCCTGTGTCAGAGAACGCCCCCTAGTGCCACCTCCACGAGATCCGAACTATCACGCGGGACCACGCCATTGCCACGAGACCGCATCCAGTGGTCATACTCCCTTACAGAACACGACCATCACGAGACTCAACCATCACTAGTCCCCAGCATGAGCCCCCTCCTACTCCCCAGCACGAGTCCCCTACTAGTCCCCCTGCACGGGTCTAACAACTTTATTTCACTTAACTTCAGTTGGAATGCTTGATCCGAATACCGCAAACGGAACTGGTAAACTGCCTTATTTCATCATGGAATGCATGCGCCGTGTATTGGTTATCAAGGGTGACAATGGACCATTGGTACGCGTTGATGAAGATTATCAGTTCTACCTGAAAAACATTATCGGTATCGATTGCCCCGAAAAACACGTATGCGTGGTAAGTGTAGGACCAAACACAAGgggctctctctctctccctctccctctccctctcctggctctccctctccttctccctctcctggctctccctctccctctcctggctctccctctccctatATCGGGACGTATTTTAAATCTCCATCGCAGACcgttttcattatttcctCGACCTCAGGTACGATCATACTGAATTAAGTTTTCGCGACGGCACCGCCTGTGGCATGTGAGACTGTGTGTTTTCAGAATACTCCATATCCCAACTGGAAAAATCATCCATgcttttagatgaaaacatatagCTGACATTCGTTGGTTTTGgctaatttgtattttttcgTTCTTATTCAGGAATTCAAGTACAAAAAAGTGGCGGTTATTCGAGGTTGTATGCCTGAGAATCCTGATAAATGTCAAGGCGAGTGGTCGATAAATGGCAAAGACACGATCAATGTGCTGTGCTGTAACGAAGACAAAATGTGCaacagtgctgccatctacagGATGAACATGATGATTTACTCTGCGGTTTTTCTGTTATTCCGTTTTGGATGATTCTTTTAAATTCGACTCGCACGCCACCTACCGGAGATTATATCtcatatttctgaattatatCTCACTTTAAAcgaatgatttaattaatatttcaaacCAAATGCGGATTTTAGACGATTCGtgtttttttcatcttaatactaatatgattgaattaatgatctgattcatattttttagaagatttttttctcattttaggactaaaattgatttctttaCTTAAGGATGAATACAATGATTTACTCCGCGGTTTCTCTGCTTTtctcttatttcattttgtttaaaCAATCGATTCTGTTAATTCGACTCACACGCCCCCTACCGGAATTTGAAACATGTTTTGCTTTTTAGGCTTAGTTTTAAACGAATGATTAAATTAATGATCGgatttatattttggaagattgtttttcatcttagAAGTAAATATTGATTGCTTTAGATTCTGTTCCGATTCGAGTTTCATATTAGATACTTATTATATACACGGCAAAGAATGTCATTctagaaatattcaatgaatttgttttcatagaaatttaCGAATTTATAATCATCCATAGTGCTAAATATTGATTGCTTTAGATTCTGTTCTGATTCGAGTTTCACATTAGATTCTTACGTACACGGCAAAGAATGCCATTCTAGAAATATCGAACGAATTCGTTCTGACTGACGGTTCAAATCTGTTgagtattttctttttcagttaTCAAAAGTAACTCAGCCCGAGTTGGGTTTGTTACAGATTacattttcgtttatttcATAGGGTAAAAATTCCGATtcgaattcaatcaaatatgattttgtttcgcaaatttaatttatgttgacatgtttgatttttgtttaattcagTTTTGCATATGTTCAGATATCAATAGATTTACACATTGTTGCAGGCATTTTATTTAATATCTCTCTATATTTAAT from Tubulanus polymorphus chromosome 12, tnTubPoly1.2, whole genome shotgun sequence includes:
- the LOC141914093 gene encoding uncharacterized protein LOC141914093 is translated as MELIQFITVAALLLVLLAQGTAGRPDNLTCASCGYHDASNQAYYNDVKKFANELGMLDWKTANGTGKQPYFTKECTRTIWDDDDRKSDSMELNNDRYQFFMDNIIGISCPKKHECVEFMYKKSLVIKGCMPQNPGKCQEKWLVGDKKVKVLCCEDFNMCNSAATFTMNMMIYSAVFLLFHIV